GCTTTGGGATGGGGGTTGCTTGCGTAAGATTATTTCATTTAATGAGGCCATAATTGGATAAGAAACAAGACTTTTCACTACGCTCTGACACTGCAGAACTACGCAATTTAATCTTAGGGATGCGTGCTGCCTATGCACGAGGTGAGAATGCTATGGAATTCGCACGTCAGACTGCGGGTGCTGGGGGGAACTCGCTTGTTTCTACGCTGCTTGCTTACGATCTTCAAGCCGGCTCTTACATTTCGGAAGCGCGAGCAAATCCGGAGGCGAATGCGCTCTGGTGTGCGCAGTTAGCAGGAATTTTAGATCCGTTTATTACAGATCAAAGTTCAATGTTAGAAGTTGGCTGTGGTGAAGCCACCACACTTACGGGTGTTCTGCGGCACTTACGAACCATTCCTCAGCATGCTTTGGGGTTTGATATCAGTTGGTCACGTTGTGCCGAAGGTCTCGGATGGCTGTTAGAAAAAGAAGTCAATGCACGACTGTTTGTGGCGGATTTGTTTGAAATCCCATTAGAAGATGGAAGCGTGGATGTTATTTACACCTCGCACTCGCTTGAACCCAATGGCGGACGAGAAGAGGAAGCGATTCGCGAACTGATGCGTGTCGCTCGTCGCGCAGTGGTTCTGATCGAACCAATTTACGAACTGGCCAACATGGCGGCGCAATCTCGTATGCGCCATCATGGCTATGTGCAAAGTCTTAAAGAAACTGCCGAGCGTCTGGGGGCGAATGTTACT
The genomic region above belongs to Sulfurirhabdus autotrophica and contains:
- a CDS encoding class I SAM-dependent methyltransferase, with translation MDKKQDFSLRSDTAELRNLILGMRAAYARGENAMEFARQTAGAGGNSLVSTLLAYDLQAGSYISEARANPEANALWCAQLAGILDPFITDQSSMLEVGCGEATTLTGVLRHLRTIPQHALGFDISWSRCAEGLGWLLEKEVNARLFVADLFEIPLEDGSVDVIYTSHSLEPNGGREEEAIRELMRVARRAVVLIEPIYELANMAAQSRMRHHGYVQSLKETAERLGANVTDYRLLDHINNPLNPSGLVLIEKSEIIKAVGGAPAWRCPLTHIPMSDLGDVFVGEQSGLAYPVLREIPLLRMEHGVIASKIHGSTKKK